A section of the Chloroflexota bacterium genome encodes:
- a CDS encoding DUF2207 domain-containing protein has protein sequence MSVVTAGAVLAAIGLLFAMDPGGAIVDSGFPNYQEMDWKRLIAWGFRTIGVAVAQIIIIAMWLWPKYRQPQASTGLGSPQPGSMPAAAVSALQGHMIWSPTLLASIIEMCQRGALRIEVVGTTVGFFYRLTRQGPMRHGWERTIADRLPARATTINGLREAIKQREETIGDQIGEYLQRRGLYLDNPVLVRRGNSGDGGDWWMGASALTGVGAGLWAALWLEPWWANALIGAFAALLYSFATVTTGIRTGMLKPTPAGELEIGQWFGWQASMAGTGRPLARHLRDTMLPYAVALDVAQPWLESAGSAPPWFGSGGESPLRAADLNAAYRAFMHAPEWSLSGRSEDAAKEAAHGYEVELEALEMESLDAGPVAQYGTAAESAETTGDPEELGEPAAGPAEAAAMEHRQLEGEGSAEEKKGGGCFRSCFGAALSLLGTGVVVLVVLLSLDVVSPREKPCPLNSIPIPTPAQIAVAGDLWRDGCVSVRGMVVFQDVDELVMEVNRGEYAQQVNVRVPTGAFGSFSPDSVVTLAGWLRVEEDGTYAVDFVPDHGSDRGWWRNLLENLEGLYQ, from the coding sequence GTGAGCGTGGTGACGGCAGGAGCGGTCCTCGCCGCCATCGGCCTGCTTTTCGCGATGGACCCGGGCGGCGCCATCGTCGACAGCGGTTTCCCAAATTACCAGGAAATGGACTGGAAGCGGCTGATTGCCTGGGGTTTCCGCACAATCGGCGTGGCTGTAGCGCAGATCATCATCATCGCGATGTGGCTGTGGCCCAAGTACCGTCAACCCCAGGCGAGCACCGGATTGGGGTCTCCCCAACCCGGATCGATGCCTGCGGCGGCAGTGTCCGCCTTGCAGGGGCACATGATTTGGAGCCCGACGCTCCTGGCCTCAATCATCGAAATGTGCCAACGCGGCGCGTTGCGCATCGAGGTCGTCGGCACTACGGTCGGATTCTTTTACCGGTTGACTCGGCAAGGCCCGATGCGGCATGGTTGGGAAAGAACAATTGCCGATCGGCTTCCGGCGCGCGCCACAACGATTAATGGGCTTCGTGAAGCGATTAAGCAGCGCGAGGAGACCATCGGCGACCAGATTGGGGAATACCTGCAGCGGCGCGGGCTCTACCTTGACAACCCGGTGCTGGTCAGGAGGGGGAATTCCGGCGACGGGGGCGATTGGTGGATGGGTGCCTCCGCCCTGACGGGCGTTGGCGCCGGGCTCTGGGCGGCGCTTTGGCTGGAGCCGTGGTGGGCAAACGCCCTGATTGGCGCATTCGCAGCTCTCTTGTACTCGTTTGCCACCGTGACGACGGGTATACGGACCGGCATGCTTAAACCGACGCCGGCAGGCGAGCTTGAGATAGGTCAGTGGTTCGGATGGCAAGCATCCATGGCTGGAACCGGCCGGCCTCTCGCCCGCCACCTACGAGATACCATGCTCCCCTACGCGGTCGCGCTCGATGTTGCACAACCATGGCTCGAAAGCGCGGGATCAGCTCCACCGTGGTTTGGCTCCGGTGGGGAATCCCCCCTGCGTGCCGCCGACCTCAACGCGGCCTATCGCGCTTTCATGCACGCACCGGAATGGTCGCTCAGCGGGCGATCGGAAGACGCGGCAAAGGAGGCCGCGCACGGGTACGAGGTCGAGCTCGAGGCACTCGAAATGGAGTCACTGGATGCCGGGCCGGTTGCCCAGTACGGAACCGCCGCCGAATCTGCAGAGACAACTGGTGATCCTGAGGAACTTGGCGAACCTGCGGCAGGCCCGGCCGAAGCGGCGGCGATGGAGCATCGGCAGCTCGAGGGAGAAGGTTCCGCCGAGGAGAAAAAGGGTGGCGGCTGCTTCCGCAGTTGCTTCGGGGCCGCGTTGAGCCTATTGGGGACGGGGGTTGTGGTCCTGGTCGTCCTCTTAAGCCTCGATGTGGTCTCGCCGCGCGAAAAGCCGTGTCCTTTGAACTCCATCCCGATTCCTACGCCCGCACAGATCGCCGTGGCCGGCGACCTTTGGCGCGATGGTTGCGTGAGCGTCCGTGGCATGGTCGTGTTCCAGGACGTCGACGAATTGGTCATGGAGGTGAACCGGGGAGAGTACGCGCAGCAGGTAAACGTCCGCGTACCTACTGGGGCCTTCGGCAGTTTCTCCCCGGACAGCGTGGTGACGCTGGCTGGATGGCTCAGGGTGGAGGAGGACGGGACGTACGCGGTCGACTTCGTTCCGGACCATGGATCGGATCGGGGGTGGTGGCGAAATCTTCTGGAGAACCTCGAAGGTTTGTACCAGTAG
- a CDS encoding DEAD/DEAH box helicase — MQSGSSVYMPPVTAPVRRRSPRRSFRQNIVCTDCGATATVPFRPSPGRPVYCAECFETRRAAPEKIPSRESLGAVSSANGQAAPAATFAAMGLSPTAHAALESMKISVPTPIQEQAIPLALAGRDVIAQARTGSGKTLAFALPITECCDPSVREVQALVLTPTRELAIQIAGVIENFADSHRLRTTLLYGGRSARSDFHALRRGPQIVVGTPGRTLDHLRQGTLDLRGLRLFVLDEADEMLDQGFARDVEAILARTPADSQTGLYSATMPDWVAKTAAKHLTNPATVKVDADLKALPSVTHLVYTIDRDEKLDALQTLLDERDGESIIVFGRTKHGVKKLARKLDALGYRVGALQGNLSQNARERVMARFRSGETPILLATNVAARGLDFDGIGRVINFDLPDSAQLFTHRVGRTGRMGRNGEAITFVTQDEASKWREITRRLGFEFRQRSWRKRHSEDPSCDERQRSRGRGNRTGRVRNSRHVIC; from the coding sequence ATGCAATCAGGAAGCAGCGTCTACATGCCCCCAGTTACCGCCCCGGTCCGGCGCAGGTCGCCGCGTCGTTCGTTCCGACAGAACATAGTCTGCACGGACTGCGGCGCAACGGCGACGGTTCCGTTCCGGCCCAGTCCGGGCCGTCCGGTCTATTGCGCGGAGTGCTTCGAAACACGCCGCGCCGCGCCAGAGAAGATCCCGTCGCGAGAGTCGCTCGGCGCGGTTTCGTCCGCCAACGGTCAAGCTGCGCCCGCAGCAACGTTCGCGGCGATGGGCCTGAGCCCGACCGCGCACGCCGCCCTCGAGTCGATGAAGATTTCGGTCCCCACTCCCATCCAGGAGCAGGCGATCCCGCTGGCGCTGGCCGGGCGCGACGTGATCGCGCAGGCGCGAACCGGGTCCGGCAAGACGCTGGCTTTCGCACTCCCCATAACCGAGTGCTGCGATCCGTCCGTGCGCGAGGTGCAGGCTCTGGTCCTTACCCCGACCCGCGAACTTGCGATTCAGATTGCCGGCGTCATCGAGAATTTTGCGGATTCGCACCGACTGCGCACAACGCTGCTCTACGGTGGTCGCTCGGCGCGCTCGGACTTCCATGCCCTGCGACGCGGGCCGCAGATCGTGGTCGGCACCCCGGGCCGAACACTTGATCATCTCCGCCAGGGAACCCTCGACCTTCGCGGACTCCGCTTATTCGTCCTCGACGAGGCCGACGAGATGCTGGACCAGGGATTTGCCCGTGACGTGGAGGCGATCCTCGCCCGCACGCCGGCCGACAGCCAGACCGGGTTATATTCGGCGACGATGCCGGATTGGGTGGCGAAGACCGCGGCCAAACACCTCACGAATCCGGCCACCGTCAAGGTGGACGCGGACCTGAAGGCGTTGCCCAGCGTTACCCACTTGGTATACACGATCGATCGCGATGAAAAGCTAGACGCCCTGCAGACGTTGTTGGACGAACGCGATGGGGAATCGATCATCGTGTTCGGCCGGACCAAGCACGGCGTAAAGAAACTTGCCCGCAAGCTCGATGCGCTCGGCTACCGGGTCGGGGCCCTGCAGGGAAACCTGAGTCAAAACGCGCGCGAGCGCGTGATGGCCAGGTTTCGATCCGGCGAAACGCCGATCCTGTTGGCCACCAACGTGGCTGCCCGCGGCCTGGATTTCGACGGAATCGGCCGTGTGATCAACTTCGACCTCCCCGATTCGGCGCAGCTGTTTACCCACCGCGTGGGGCGTACCGGGCGAATGGGCCGCAACGGGGAAGCGATCACCTTCGTTACGCAAGATGAAGCGTCCAAATGGCGGGAAATTACTCGGCGCTTGGGGTTCGAATTTCGCCAAAGATCCTGGAGAAAGAGGCACTCCGAAGATCCGAGCTGCGATGAGCGGCAACGGTCACGCGGTCGGGGCAATCGCACCGGTCGAGTTCGCAACTCTCGCCACGTGATTTGCTGA